From a region of the Thermocladium sp. ECH_B genome:
- a CDS encoding PadR family transcriptional regulator, translating to MKRRGLRYLILYLLASKGAMTGAQITDEVERASMGMWRPSPGSLYPMLDELEREGLIRIDRVEGTKKYYIITDAGRNIVGPAPDDRLARSIDEFISMARYVLDNWDKLRIEDKSRIKAILMEMEKVIQE from the coding sequence ATGAAGAGGAGGGGCCTTAGGTACCTCATACTTTACCTCCTAGCGTCTAAGGGGGCAATGACTGGGGCCCAAATAACGGATGAGGTTGAGAGGGCAAGCATGGGTATGTGGAGACCCAGCCCCGGCTCGCTGTATCCAATGCTGGACGAGTTGGAGAGGGAGGGATTAATACGGATAGATAGGGTTGAGGGAACAAAAAAGTACTACATCATAACCGATGCCGGAAGAAACATAGTGGGCCCCGCTCCCGATGATAGGCTAGCGCGGAGCATCGATGAATTCATATCAATGGCCAGATACGTTCTGGATAATTGGGATAAGTTAAGGATTGAGGATAAGAGCAGGATTAAGGCAATATTAATGGAGATGGAGAAGGTGATCCAAGAGTAG